A single Venturia canescens isolate UGA chromosome 1, ASM1945775v1, whole genome shotgun sequence DNA region contains:
- the LOC122417321 gene encoding uncharacterized protein isoform X2: protein MDVLNELEGNLGTTSMESTRGEEELMYVDKTIRNVVREREKIDDEKSSECSRVLRSKNSTQCVGLKNNSVDENKLPPSPLSLTESDSQMPIIRNKLGSGLSKPKNYVPLEVKKKVVALAQQHPEWPLKMLREHGSEYLGCFSQLWQWERHVARGGTLKDKYNTINHRTYEKFIEAQSSSKTVTVAMLRQWAIQVSREIHGAKLQFRATKGWVYNFRKLYDIQVTSQGHLTTNHKNTVAIPRKLMRRDRRSSAT from the coding sequence ATGGACGTGTTGAACGAATTGGAAGGAAATCTGGGAACTACGTCGATGGAAAGTACGCGAGGAGAGGAAGAACTGATGTACGttgataaaacgattcgcaaTGTTGTAcgcgagagggagaaaatcgacgacgaaaaatcgagTGAATGCTCGAGGGttttacgatcgaaaaattcgacgCAGTGTGTCGGGTTGAAAAACAATTCCgtagatgaaaataaattgccTCCATCGCCGCTGTCCCTCACAGAAAGTGACTCTCAAATGCCGATTATTCGCAATAAACTTGGTTCGGGTCTCAGCAAACCTAAAAATTATGTTCCGCTCGAAGTTAAAAAGAAAGTCGTCGCACTCGCTCAACAGCATCCCGAATGGCCTTTGAAAATGCTACGAGAACATGGTAGCGAATACCTCGGTTGTTTCAGTCAACTTTGGCAATGGGAACGACATGTTGCCAGAGGTGGGACGCTCAAGGATAAATATAACACGATTAATCATCGGACGTACGAGAAATTCATCGAAGCCCAGTCAAGTTCAAAAACCGTTACGGTAGCTATGTTACGACAATGGGCGATCCAAGTATCGAGGGAAATCCATGGAGCAAAGTTACAGTTCAGAGCAACAAAGGGTTGGGTCTACAATTTCCGAAAGTTGTATGATATACAGGTCACATCGCAGGGACATCTGACAACAAATCACAAAAACACGGTAGCTATACCAAGGAAATTGATGAGACGTGACAGGAGATCTTCGGCCACTTGA
- the LOC122417321 gene encoding uncharacterized protein isoform X1 — MSSSCGSTKVSDVLEILSVRTISDDNYWSIPTPASTNSWYYEREKQIFTDAVHYCMVLLRQSDRLTNHKSDIISLEATLTGQAMFEKIINVKVQTDVESHNGLFVSVDNALSHANKEIPHFQDNNQIEIKEECMDVLNELEGNLGTTSMESTRGEEELMYVDKTIRNVVREREKIDDEKSSECSRVLRSKNSTQCVGLKNNSVDENKLPPSPLSLTESDSQMPIIRNKLGSGLSKPKNYVPLEVKKKVVALAQQHPEWPLKMLREHGSEYLGCFSQLWQWERHVARGGTLKDKYNTINHRTYEKFIEAQSSSKTVTVAMLRQWAIQVSREIHGAKLQFRATKGWVYNFRKLYDIQVTSQGHLTTNHKNTVAIPRKLMRRDRRSSAT, encoded by the coding sequence ATGTCGTCTTCCTGCGGTAGCACAAAAGTATCGGATgttcttgaaattttatccGTGCGAACAATAAGCGATGATAATTACTGGAGTATTCCAACGCCGGCGTCCACAAATTCATGGTATTATGAACGGGAGAAGCAGATATTTACGGATGCTGTACACTATTGCATGGTGCTTTTGAGACAAAGTGATCGTCTAACAAATCATAAAAGTGACATTATATCGCTCGAAGCCACTTTAACGGGTCAGGCaatgttcgaaaaaataataaacgtaaAAGTGCAAACTGATGTGGAATCGCACAATGGACTTTTCGTATCTGTTGACAACGCTCTCAGTCATGCCAACAAGGAAATTCCTCATTTTCAGGACAACAATCAAATCGAAATCAAGGAAGAATGCATGGACGTGTTGAACGAATTGGAAGGAAATCTGGGAACTACGTCGATGGAAAGTACGCGAGGAGAGGAAGAACTGATGTACGttgataaaacgattcgcaaTGTTGTAcgcgagagggagaaaatcgacgacgaaaaatcgagTGAATGCTCGAGGGttttacgatcgaaaaattcgacgCAGTGTGTCGGGTTGAAAAACAATTCCgtagatgaaaataaattgccTCCATCGCCGCTGTCCCTCACAGAAAGTGACTCTCAAATGCCGATTATTCGCAATAAACTTGGTTCGGGTCTCAGCAAACCTAAAAATTATGTTCCGCTCGAAGTTAAAAAGAAAGTCGTCGCACTCGCTCAACAGCATCCCGAATGGCCTTTGAAAATGCTACGAGAACATGGTAGCGAATACCTCGGTTGTTTCAGTCAACTTTGGCAATGGGAACGACATGTTGCCAGAGGTGGGACGCTCAAGGATAAATATAACACGATTAATCATCGGACGTACGAGAAATTCATCGAAGCCCAGTCAAGTTCAAAAACCGTTACGGTAGCTATGTTACGACAATGGGCGATCCAAGTATCGAGGGAAATCCATGGAGCAAAGTTACAGTTCAGAGCAACAAAGGGTTGGGTCTACAATTTCCGAAAGTTGTATGATATACAGGTCACATCGCAGGGACATCTGACAACAAATCACAAAAACACGGTAGCTATACCAAGGAAATTGATGAGACGTGACAGGAGATCTTCGGCCACTTGA